TGAACGAGGAAAAGCGCATTGCGATTATTCATGCTGTTTGCAGCCAGCTTGAAAAGAAAGCTGTACAGGGTACATCCTATAAAGCTGAAATAAAACCGCTTTTTAAAGGGAATAATTATTATCTCTATGTTACTGAAGAATACAAAGATATTAGGCTGGTTGGTGCACCTCCTGTCAGTATTGGAAAGTTTGGCGGTGATAAGGATAACTGGGTTTGGCCCCGTCATAATGCCGATTTCGCTTTATTCCGGATTTATGCAGGTAAAAATAACCAGCCTGCTTCCTATTCTCCCGAAAATATTCCTTTCCGGCCGGCAAAATATTTCCCCATTTCTTTAAAAGGTGTCAGGGAAAACGATTTTACCATGGTAATGGGCTATCCGGGATATACAGACGAATATCTTCCTTTTGCAGCCCTGAAACAATTGATGGAGATTGACAATCCTTCTAAAATATTGATCAGGCAGACCAAACTTGATGTTCTAAATGCTGCCCTGTCGAAAAATCCTCAACTGAAGGCAAAATATGCGGATAAAATATCCAATTTGTTGAATTATTGGAAAAAATGGTCGGGCGAAATATATGGAATAAAAAGGATGAATGTATTGGCCAGGAAGAGGGAGGATGAAAAGCAGTTTACTTCCTGGGTTCAGGCCGATAGCATTCGTAACTATCGTTATGGCCATATTTTGAGTGATTATCAGCAGTACTACAACGAACTCAAACCTTATGTTTTAGCGGGTGATTATTTTTATGAGGATACTTATACGCTTGATTTGATGAATTTTGCAACTATGTTTAAGCCTTTTTTTTCGCTCACGGAACTTTCTTCTAAAGATCAGGTAGATAAAGCGGTAACAAATTTGCTGGCCAATTATAAAACATTTTATAAGAATTATGATAAGGAGACGGATAAACAACTTTTTATTAAGGCTGTAACTCTTTATCGGTCGAAGGTAAACTATGGATTTTGGCCTTCTGCATTTAATAAAATTGACAGGCAGTTTGGAGGCAGTGTCAAAAAATATGTGAATTATTTATATTCTACCTCATATCTGCCTGACAGCAACAGGTTGGTTGACTTTCTCCATACTTTTTCCGTAAAGCGGCTGAAACAGTTCTATCACGATCCGGCAATTGAATTTTATTTTAGCCTGGTTAATTTGGCTTTTCAAAAGATTTATCCTGCCTTGGACAGCATCAATCTTAAAATTGACTATTTAAACAGGATATATCTGGAGGCTTTGAAGCAAATGAAAGGGGATCAGAAGCTTTATCCCGATGCAAACCTCACTCTTCGGTTGTCGTACGGGCAGGTGAGGGGGTATAAGGTTGCAGATGCTGTCTCCTATAATTATTTTACAACTCTGAAAGGCATGCTGGAAAAACAAAATGACAATCCTGCCGAGAATCAGGTGCCTGAAAAATTAAGAAAACTTTATTGGGCTAAAGATTTTGCCCCTTATGCCGATAAGGATACGATGAAGTTGTGTTTTTTAGCCGACAACCAGACTTCCGGGGGAAGTTCTGGCAGCCCTGTGATTAACGGGGAAGGGCAGCTGGTTGGGCTTAATTTCGACAGAAACTGGGAAGGAACCATGGGCGATTTAAGCTTCAACCCTGATATTTGCCGCAATATTTCGGTTGATATCCGCTATATCCTTTTTATTATTGACAAATATGCCGGGGCCAAAAATCTGATCAGCGAAATGGATATTCATTTCCGCTAATGGCTATGGCTTTCTGATTTGCCCCTTGCCCTGTATAATCCATTTGTAGGAAGTCAGCTCATTCAATCCCATAGGGCCTCTGGCATGAAGTTTCTGGGTGCTGATGCCAATTTCTGCGCCCAGACCGAATTGTGCGCCATCAGTAAATGCTGTGGATGTGTTTGCATAAACAGCAGCAGCATCAACCCTTGCCAGAAATTTTTCTATATTTTTCTCATCCTCTGAAATGATGGCCTCACTATGTTTTGAACCGTATCGGGTAATATGGTTGATGGCTTCCTCCAGATTGTCAACTGTTTTAATGGCCATTTTAAGGGAAAGGAATTCTGTTCCAAAATGTTCCGGAGTGGCAGGATATAAGAGTTTCCGGGGATATTTCCCGTTTAATGAGGCATAGGCGGGCCCGTCAGCAAAAATTTCCACTTCTTTTGCTGCAAGCGGAGCAAGCAGTGAGGGAAGGTCATTTAATCTGAATCGGTGGATAATGAGGCAGTCCAGGGCATTACAAACACTGACCCTCCGTGTTTTGGCGTTTTCAACAATGGCTTTCCCTTTTTCCAAATCCCCGCTTTCATCGAAATAGGTATGCACAATTCCTGCACCGGTTTCTATAACGGGTACTTTGGAATTGTTTCTGACAAAATCAATCAGGCCTTTACCGCCACGGGGGATAATCACATCAATCAATCCCACTGCATTAAGCATGATTTCTGTGGCCTCTCTGGAGGCCGGCATCAGGTAAAGTATATTTTCATCCAGGTTATACTTATGAAGTACTTCCTTAATGATTTCGGCAATTGCAATATTTGAATATTCGGCATCGCTTCCTCCTTTCAAGACACAGGCATTTCCTGATTTGAAACATAGGGAAAACACGTCAAATGTTACATTGGGCCTGGCTTCATAAATAATTCCGATTATTCCCAAAGGTACCGTGATTTTTGAAATATTGAGCCCATTGGACAGGGTTTGTTCGAGGATGACTTTTCCCAATGGGAAATCGAGGCGGGCAACGTTTCTAATGTCTGCAGCAATGCCCTCAATGCGTTCCCGGGTGAGTTGCAACCTGTCGTAACAGGGATCGGCAGGATCCATGCGGACCAGGTCTTTGTGGTTTGCTTCCAGGATATACGCGGTTTTGGCAACGGCAGTATCTGCCAAATCGCACAGAACTTTATTGATGGTATCCTCCTCCATAATGGCCAGCTCACGGCTGGCTTCCTGAACCTTTTTTATTTTTTCTGTACAATTTTCCATAATTGACAAGTTGAATTTATTTCGGCTATTTACTGTTTGTCGTATCCGGATTGGCCGTAAATTTTATTTTTCGTGGTTGATGTAAAGGTAATCGTAATGGATCAGGGGCTTTTGGTTTTTCTTTCCGAGGATGCTTTTGGTTTTTTCGGAACTAAACTGAGAAACGCCAAGGGCAATAAAATGGCCTTCTTCATCCATTACTTTAATGATATCGCCTTTATCGAAGCTGCCTTCGGTTTTGGTAATGCCTACCGG
Above is a genomic segment from Bacteroidota bacterium containing:
- a CDS encoding S46 family peptidase, which codes for MFVRLNYLKYQLFKILVFLIYPFYCLDVSAGEGLWVPVLLNKYNIEEMQQKGFKLSAEDIYSINHASMKDAVPIFGHGCTGAVISDQGLLLTNYHCGDGQIKSLNNGAHQYLAEGFWAFSRQQELPCPGLSVTFLVRMEDVTKQVLSFVNDQMNEEKRIAIIHAVCSQLEKKAVQGTSYKAEIKPLFKGNNYYLYVTEEYKDIRLVGAPPVSIGKFGGDKDNWVWPRHNADFALFRIYAGKNNQPASYSPENIPFRPAKYFPISLKGVRENDFTMVMGYPGYTDEYLPFAALKQLMEIDNPSKILIRQTKLDVLNAALSKNPQLKAKYADKISNLLNYWKKWSGEIYGIKRMNVLARKREDEKQFTSWVQADSIRNYRYGHILSDYQQYYNELKPYVLAGDYFYEDTYTLDLMNFATMFKPFFSLTELSSKDQVDKAVTNLLANYKTFYKNYDKETDKQLFIKAVTLYRSKVNYGFWPSAFNKIDRQFGGSVKKYVNYLYSTSYLPDSNRLVDFLHTFSVKRLKQFYHDPAIEFYFSLVNLAFQKIYPALDSINLKIDYLNRIYLEALKQMKGDQKLYPDANLTLRLSYGQVRGYKVADAVSYNYFTTLKGMLEKQNDNPAENQVPEKLRKLYWAKDFAPYADKDTMKLCFLADNQTSGGSSGSPVINGEGQLVGLNFDRNWEGTMGDLSFNPDICRNISVDIRYILFIIDKYAGAKNLISEMDIHFR
- a CDS encoding glutamate-5-semialdehyde dehydrogenase, with translation MENCTEKIKKVQEASRELAIMEEDTINKVLCDLADTAVAKTAYILEANHKDLVRMDPADPCYDRLQLTRERIEGIAADIRNVARLDFPLGKVILEQTLSNGLNISKITVPLGIIGIIYEARPNVTFDVFSLCFKSGNACVLKGGSDAEYSNIAIAEIIKEVLHKYNLDENILYLMPASREATEIMLNAVGLIDVIIPRGGKGLIDFVRNNSKVPVIETGAGIVHTYFDESGDLEKGKAIVENAKTRRVSVCNALDCLIIHRFRLNDLPSLLAPLAAKEVEIFADGPAYASLNGKYPRKLLYPATPEHFGTEFLSLKMAIKTVDNLEEAINHITRYGSKHSEAIISEDEKNIEKFLARVDAAAVYANTSTAFTDGAQFGLGAEIGISTQKLHARGPMGLNELTSYKWIIQGKGQIRKP